In Anaerolineae bacterium, the following are encoded in one genomic region:
- a CDS encoding serine/threonine protein kinase: MTGLSSPDPLIGTRLGDYILQDLLGRGGVARVYRGLDPNLGRLAAVKVVEVPPEDSGEDRTIERFRLEARAIAHFEHPNIVSVYQYGEAGNLFFIAMKLVKGQSLAQLIREARRSGQDIPPQRILEIVRDVGDALDYAHARGIIHRDVKPSNILFDAEANNRAILTDFGLAMEIGGATTLGTAFGTPRYISPEQAMFSQQAVPQSDIYSLGVVVYELLTGQAPFQDDSPMSVALAHITKPPPPLRSLRADIPPQVEAVVLQALAKEPEARYPTAGDFYRALEEAYFSAGIDLPTLNVPPEPPGADPRRSPGTEALPTAALGVTPVVAPLRRIRVRRPPLLTLLVAVLAGLIGFWWLSGGMTGAGGALQAALTRLLGDASSPWQDIPPDVEIALELIYDADRFALHNLTAYPVPLDGLTLEWADDAPYTLRGEIFNGPLPPGQCSWMRLLQEGRLKPPEGCPVLAYHLRLLAAPEDRFWVGRGGFEVRINGVTVAACPAEAGRCRFVVPRQG; this comes from the coding sequence ATGACCGGATTGTCCTCCCCCGATCCCCTGATTGGCACCCGGCTGGGCGATTACATCCTCCAGGACTTGCTGGGCCGTGGCGGGGTGGCCCGCGTCTATCGTGGCCTCGACCCGAATCTGGGTCGCCTGGCGGCGGTCAAGGTGGTGGAGGTCCCGCCGGAAGATTCCGGAGAGGATCGCACCATCGAACGCTTCCGGCTGGAGGCGCGGGCCATCGCCCACTTTGAGCACCCCAATATCGTCAGCGTGTATCAGTACGGCGAAGCGGGTAACCTGTTCTTCATCGCCATGAAGCTGGTCAAGGGCCAGTCGCTGGCGCAGCTCATCCGGGAGGCCCGGCGTAGCGGCCAGGACATTCCCCCGCAGCGCATCCTGGAGATTGTGCGCGATGTGGGCGATGCGCTGGACTACGCCCATGCCCGCGGCATCATTCACCGCGATGTCAAGCCCTCCAATATCCTCTTTGACGCCGAGGCCAACAACCGGGCCATCCTGACCGATTTTGGGCTGGCGATGGAAATCGGCGGGGCGACAACTCTGGGCACCGCCTTCGGCACGCCGCGCTATATTTCGCCGGAACAGGCCATGTTCTCCCAACAGGCCGTGCCCCAGAGCGATATCTACTCGCTGGGGGTGGTGGTCTACGAGCTGCTCACCGGCCAGGCCCCGTTCCAGGACGATTCTCCGATGAGCGTGGCGCTGGCCCATATCACCAAACCACCGCCGCCGCTGCGCAGCCTGCGGGCGGATATCCCCCCGCAGGTGGAAGCGGTGGTTTTGCAGGCGCTGGCCAAAGAGCCGGAAGCCCGCTATCCCACCGCAGGCGATTTTTACCGCGCCCTGGAGGAAGCGTACTTCAGCGCCGGGATCGATTTGCCCACGCTGAACGTGCCGCCGGAACCACCGGGCGCTGATCCCCGGCGCAGTCCGGGCACCGAGGCCCTGCCCACCGCAGCGCTGGGAGTCACGCCGGTTGTCGCCCCCCTGCGCCGTATCCGCGTCCGCCGTCCACCCCTGCTGACGCTGCTGGTGGCGGTGCTGGCTGGCCTGATCGGGTTCTGGTGGCTCAGCGGGGGGATGACCGGCGCTGGCGGGGCGTTGCAGGCGGCGCTGACGCGCCTGCTGGGCGATGCGTCCTCGCCCTGGCAGGACATCCCGCCCGATGTGGAGATCGCCCTGGAACTGATCTATGACGCTGATCGGTTCGCCCTGCATAACCTGACGGCGTACCCCGTCCCGCTGGACGGGTTGACGCTCGAATGGGCAGATGATGCACCTTACACACTGCGGGGGGAGATCTTCAACGGGCCGTTGCCGCCGGGCCAGTGTTCGTGGATGCGCCTGTTGCAGGAGGGCAGGCTCAAGCCGCCGGAGGGCTGCCCGGTGCTGGCCTATCACCTGCGCCTGCTGGCCGCCCCTGAGGATCGCTTCTGGGTGGGGCGGGGCGGCTTTGAGGTGCGCATAAATGGCGTGACCGTCGCCGCTTGCCCGGCGGAAGCCGGGCGCTGCCGCTTTGTGGTACCCCGCCAGGGCTGA
- a CDS encoding response regulator, translating into MAGRTILVVDDDPGIVTLIVTMLKKDGYTTVSALTGPQALEQYERARPDLILLDLAMPGMDGFDILKEIRRRDRLAGRYTLVLLLTAHVQSYFPANGREVDADGYIAKPVTASKLRRDLQAIFNR; encoded by the coding sequence ATGGCAGGCCGAACCATTCTCGTCGTTGACGATGATCCGGGCATCGTGACGTTGATCGTGACCATGCTCAAGAAGGACGGCTACACCACCGTCAGCGCCCTGACCGGACCACAGGCGCTGGAACAGTACGAGCGGGCGCGGCCCGACCTCATTTTGCTCGATCTGGCGATGCCAGGCATGGATGGCTTTGACATATTGAAGGAGATCCGGCGGCGCGACCGGCTGGCCGGGCGGTATACGCTGGTGCTGCTCCTGACCGCCCACGTGCAGAGCTATTTCCCCGCCAATGGCCGGGAGGTTGACGCAGACGGTTACATCGCCAAGCCCGTCACCGCCAGCAAACTGCGCCGGGACCTGCAGGCGATCTTCAACCGCTGA
- a CDS encoding NUDIX hydrolase — MEPSQYDLEALRPLSLFQPEVRILQVALEAEPVQLGRVGRGRGREAEVLLALGRAGEILLVRRAQYPPGVFRLPTGGIEPGETPAAAACREAYEETGYLISAPRLLGMVEYVMCWPGTGCAPFLSYIFVAAVPAGQEPYSANAGEVEAYRWLPVAALGDLAAHLRHLPPAWTYWGRFRAAAYDFIRCGIMELDLLDSDQG, encoded by the coding sequence ATGGAACCATCACAGTACGATCTGGAAGCCTTGCGCCCGCTGTCGCTGTTTCAGCCAGAAGTGCGCATCCTGCAGGTGGCGCTGGAGGCGGAACCGGTTCAGCTGGGGCGGGTGGGGCGTGGCCGCGGACGCGAGGCCGAGGTATTGCTGGCACTGGGCCGGGCCGGGGAGATTCTGCTGGTGCGCCGCGCCCAGTATCCGCCGGGCGTCTTCCGGCTGCCGACGGGCGGGATTGAGCCAGGCGAAACCCCGGCTGCAGCAGCCTGCCGCGAGGCTTATGAGGAGACAGGCTACCTCATCAGCGCCCCGCGCTTGCTGGGGATGGTGGAGTATGTCATGTGCTGGCCCGGCACCGGCTGCGCCCCGTTTTTGTCTTACATTTTCGTGGCCGCGGTTCCCGCCGGTCAGGAGCCATATTCGGCCAATGCCGGCGAGGTCGAAGCCTACCGCTGGCTGCCGGTCGCGGCGCTGGGAGACCTGGCTGCCCACTTGCGCCACCTGCCGCCGGCGTGGACTTACTGGGGGCGTTTCCGCGCCGCTGCCTATGATTTCATCCGCTGCGGTATAATGGAGCTTGACCTGCTGGACTCTGATCAGGGGTAG
- a CDS encoding response regulator transcription factor: MASPYRIVTADRTSLIPTLTRAALDLLERSGTVISVSSGQAALAELKRGEVDLLICAPTLADIRGAELALQAHRLNTELPIIILAGSDDPAEDQSALEGSLFVHLERPADGEKFVRVVRALLDGEPPFPPPVEALPVPLPVASVPVPDLGPVPPVDVGALADILATLLNDVGAMAVVLVDRTGKILQEMGAVGYLDRDRLSATLAPTFAGMVRIGPLVGGARPQAMHFYDGEDFDIFALAVGLHHFICLIFEGTAGSRAFGAVTMFGRRAVNEMLAVIGEAAFTITVVQEEVAPPAPGTRRKSAKRKTQEIRLADIQQAQAEKAAPYQPPPPEPLEPLPEDVDLEAVLSSLDKVDLSQADALFDPEQLARIAAEKLAGERLSYDDARQLGVLKQD; the protein is encoded by the coding sequence ATGGCTTCTCCCTATCGTATTGTGACGGCGGATCGTACGTCACTGATCCCCACTCTGACCCGCGCGGCACTGGACCTGCTGGAGCGCAGCGGCACGGTTATCAGTGTATCCTCCGGGCAGGCGGCCCTGGCCGAACTGAAGCGCGGCGAAGTCGACCTGCTGATCTGCGCGCCGACGCTGGCGGATATCCGGGGCGCTGAACTGGCGCTGCAGGCTCATCGCCTCAACACCGAGCTGCCGATCATCATCCTGGCTGGCTCCGATGACCCGGCGGAAGATCAGAGCGCCCTGGAAGGGAGCCTGTTTGTCCATCTGGAGCGCCCGGCGGATGGCGAGAAGTTTGTGCGGGTAGTGCGTGCGTTGCTGGATGGCGAGCCGCCGTTTCCGCCGCCGGTCGAAGCCCTGCCTGTGCCGCTGCCAGTGGCGAGCGTCCCTGTGCCCGATCTGGGGCCGGTGCCGCCGGTGGATGTGGGCGCGTTGGCGGATATCCTGGCCACGCTGCTCAACGATGTCGGCGCGATGGCTGTCGTGCTTGTGGATCGCACGGGGAAAATTCTGCAGGAGATGGGTGCAGTCGGCTACCTGGATCGCGACCGACTGAGCGCCACGCTGGCGCCCACCTTCGCTGGCATGGTACGTATCGGCCCTCTGGTGGGCGGCGCCCGGCCCCAGGCGATGCACTTCTATGACGGCGAGGATTTTGACATCTTCGCGCTGGCGGTCGGGTTGCACCATTTCATCTGCCTGATCTTTGAAGGCACGGCTGGCTCGCGGGCCTTCGGTGCGGTCACCATGTTTGGCCGCCGCGCCGTCAACGAGATGCTGGCGGTAATTGGCGAGGCGGCGTTCACCATCACCGTGGTACAGGAGGAAGTTGCTCCGCCAGCGCCGGGGACGCGCCGCAAATCTGCCAAGCGCAAGACGCAGGAGATTCGGCTGGCCGATATCCAACAGGCTCAGGCGGAGAAAGCTGCCCCCTACCAGCCGCCGCCGCCGGAACCCCTGGAGCCGCTGCCGGAAGATGTTGATCTGGAAGCCGTGTTGAGCAGCCTGGACAAGGTCGATCTTTCCCAGGCGGATGCTCTCTTTGATCCTGAGCAGCTGGCCCGCATCGCGGCGGAGAAACTGGCTGGCGAGCGGCTGTCCTATGATGACGCCCGGCAACTGGGCGTGCTCAAACAGGACTAA